A stretch of Pseudomonas sp. LRP2-20 DNA encodes these proteins:
- a CDS encoding carbohydrate ABC transporter permease, with protein MHSPTDRPALSLSRVAIHAVLLFAVLLYLVPLVVMLLTSFKSPEDISTGNLLSWPTVVTGIGWVKAWGTVSGYFWNSIMITVPAVLISTAIGALNGYVLSMWRFRGSQLFFGLLLFGCFLPFQTVLLPASFTLGKLGLASTTSGLVLVHVVYGLAFTTLFFRNFYVSIPDALVKAARLDGAGFFTIFRRIILPMSTPIIMVCLIWQFTQIWNDFLFGVVFSSGDSQPITVALNNLVNTSTGAKEYNVDMAAAMIAGLPTLLVYVVAGKYFVRGLTAGAVKG; from the coding sequence ATGCATAGTCCAACTGACAGACCGGCACTGAGCCTCAGCCGGGTCGCCATCCATGCCGTGCTGCTGTTCGCCGTCCTGCTGTATCTGGTGCCCCTGGTGGTGATGCTGCTGACCAGCTTCAAGTCCCCGGAAGACATCAGCACCGGCAACCTGCTGAGCTGGCCAACCGTGGTCACCGGCATCGGCTGGGTCAAGGCCTGGGGCACGGTCAGCGGCTACTTCTGGAACTCGATCATGATCACCGTGCCTGCGGTGCTGATCTCCACCGCCATCGGTGCGCTTAACGGCTACGTGCTGTCGATGTGGCGCTTCCGCGGCTCGCAACTGTTCTTCGGCCTGCTGCTGTTCGGTTGCTTCCTGCCGTTCCAGACCGTGCTGCTGCCGGCGTCGTTCACCCTCGGCAAGCTGGGCCTGGCCAGCACCACCAGCGGCCTGGTGCTGGTGCACGTGGTCTACGGCCTGGCCTTCACCACGCTGTTCTTCCGCAACTTCTACGTGAGCATTCCCGATGCCCTGGTCAAGGCCGCGCGCCTGGATGGCGCCGGCTTCTTCACCATCTTCCGCCGCATCATCCTGCCGATGTCGACACCGATCATCATGGTCTGCCTGATCTGGCAGTTCACCCAGATCTGGAACGACTTCCTGTTTGGCGTGGTGTTCTCCAGCGGCGACTCGCAACCGATCACCGTGGCCCTGAACAACCTGGTCAACACCAGCACCGGGGCCAAGGAATACAACGTCGACATGGCGGCGGCGATGATCGCCGGCCTGCCAACCCTGCTGGTCTACGTGGTGGCAGGCAAATATTTCGTCCGCGGGCTCACGGCCGGTGCGGTCAAGGGGTAA
- a CDS encoding ABC transporter ATP-binding protein, translating to MATLELRNVNKTYGSGLPDTLKDIQLSIRDGEFLILVGPSGCGKSTLMNCIAGLENITGGAILIDDQDVSGMSPKDRDIAMVFQSYALYPTMSVRENIEFGLKIRKMPQAAIDEEVARVAKLLQIEHLLARKPAQLSGGQQQRVAMGRALARRPKIYLFDEPLSNLDAKLRVEMRTEMKLMHQRLKTTTVYVTHDQIEAMTLGDKVAVMKDGIIQQFGTPQQIYNDPANQFVASFIGSPPMNFIPVRLAKQDGRLLALLDSGQARCELPLGPANDDLEGREIILGIRPEQIALGAGEGNGLPGIRAEVQVTEPTGPDLLVFVTLNQTKVCCRLAPDVACRVGDSLNLQFDPARVLLFDADSGERLHLASSITAVKDNVAHFKGR from the coding sequence ATGGCAACGCTCGAACTTCGCAATGTGAACAAGACCTACGGCAGCGGCCTGCCGGACACCCTCAAGGACATCCAGCTGTCGATCAGGGACGGCGAGTTCCTGATCCTGGTCGGCCCCTCGGGCTGCGGCAAGTCGACCCTGATGAACTGCATCGCCGGGCTTGAGAACATCACCGGCGGCGCGATCCTCATCGACGACCAGGACGTCAGCGGCATGAGCCCCAAGGACCGCGACATCGCCATGGTGTTCCAGTCCTATGCGCTGTACCCGACCATGAGCGTGCGCGAGAACATCGAGTTCGGCCTGAAGATCCGCAAGATGCCGCAGGCGGCCATCGATGAAGAAGTGGCGCGGGTGGCCAAGTTGCTGCAGATCGAGCACTTGCTCGCGCGCAAGCCGGCGCAGCTGTCCGGTGGCCAGCAACAGCGTGTGGCCATGGGCCGGGCGCTGGCGCGGCGGCCGAAGATCTACCTGTTCGACGAGCCGCTGTCCAACCTCGACGCCAAGCTGCGGGTCGAGATGCGCACCGAAATGAAACTGATGCACCAGCGCCTGAAGACCACCACGGTGTATGTCACCCACGACCAGATCGAGGCCATGACCCTGGGCGACAAGGTGGCGGTGATGAAGGATGGCATCATCCAGCAGTTCGGCACCCCGCAACAGATCTACAACGACCCGGCCAACCAGTTCGTCGCCAGCTTCATCGGCTCGCCGCCGATGAATTTCATTCCGGTGCGCCTGGCTAAGCAGGACGGGCGCCTGCTGGCGCTGCTCGACAGTGGCCAGGCGCGCTGCGAATTGCCGTTGGGGCCGGCCAACGATGACCTCGAAGGCCGCGAGATCATCCTCGGCATCCGCCCCGAACAGATCGCCCTGGGCGCAGGCGAGGGCAACGGCCTGCCGGGTATCCGCGCCGAAGTGCAGGTGACCGAGCCCACCGGGCCAGACTTGCTGGTGTTCGTCACCCTCAACCAGACCAAGGTCTGCTGCCGCCTGGCGCCAGATGTCGCCTGTCGGGTGGGCGATAGCCTGAACCTGCAGTTCGACCCGGCGCGGGTGCTGCTGTTCGACGCCGACAGCGGCGAACGTCTGCACCTGGCCAGCAGCATTACCGCGGTAAAGGACAATGTGGCTCACTTCAAGGGCCGCTGA
- a CDS encoding carbohydrate porin, translating into MEQRNRIRTLGSLALLAVVGSSGVQAAEAFSSESKWMTGDWGGTRTELLDKGYDFTLDYVGEVAGNLHGGYNDDKTARYSDQFALGAHLDLQKILGWHDAEFKLAITERSGRNLSNDRISDPRAGQFSSVQEVWGRGQTWRLTQMWVKQKYFDGALDVKVGRFGEGEDFNSFPCDFQNLAFCGSQVGNWVGGIWYNWPVSQWALRVKYNITPEFFVQVGAYEQNPSNLETGNGFKLSGSGTKGAILPVEMVWSPKVNDLPGEYRLGYYYSTAKADDVFEDLNGNPQALTGEAFKSHSSKHGWWVVAQQQVTAHGGDINRGLSLFANFTVHDKATNVVDNYQQVGLVYKGAFDARPKDDIGFGVARIHVNDDVKKRAELLNAQSGIDDYDNPGFVPLQRTEYNAELYYGFHVTNWLTVRPNLQYIKSPGGVDEVDNALVAGLKIQSSF; encoded by the coding sequence ATGGAACAGCGCAATCGCATCAGGACCTTGGGTTCACTGGCCCTGCTCGCCGTGGTTGGCAGCAGCGGCGTGCAGGCTGCCGAGGCATTTTCCAGCGAATCGAAATGGATGACCGGCGACTGGGGCGGCACCCGCACCGAGCTGCTGGACAAAGGCTATGACTTCACCCTCGACTACGTCGGCGAGGTCGCCGGTAACCTGCATGGCGGCTACAACGACGACAAGACTGCACGCTACAGTGACCAGTTCGCCCTCGGTGCGCACCTGGACCTGCAGAAGATCCTCGGTTGGCACGATGCCGAGTTCAAGCTGGCGATTACCGAGCGCAGTGGCCGCAACCTGTCCAACGACCGCATCAGTGACCCGCGCGCCGGGCAGTTCAGTTCGGTGCAGGAAGTGTGGGGCCGCGGCCAGACCTGGCGCCTGACGCAGATGTGGGTCAAGCAGAAGTACTTCGACGGTGCGCTGGACGTGAAAGTCGGCCGTTTCGGTGAGGGCGAGGACTTCAACAGCTTCCCCTGCGACTTCCAGAACCTGGCTTTCTGCGGCTCGCAGGTGGGCAACTGGGTCGGCGGCATCTGGTATAACTGGCCGGTCAGCCAGTGGGCGCTGCGGGTCAAGTACAACATCACCCCGGAGTTCTTCGTCCAGGTCGGAGCCTACGAGCAGAACCCGTCGAACCTGGAGACCGGCAATGGCTTCAAGCTCAGCGGCAGCGGCACCAAGGGCGCGATCCTGCCGGTGGAGATGGTCTGGTCGCCCAAGGTCAATGACCTGCCGGGTGAGTACCGCCTGGGTTATTACTACAGCACGGCCAAGGCCGATGATGTGTTCGAAGACCTCAACGGCAACCCGCAGGCGCTCACCGGCGAGGCCTTCAAGTCGCACTCGAGCAAGCACGGCTGGTGGGTGGTGGCGCAGCAGCAGGTTACCGCCCATGGCGGCGACATCAATCGCGGCCTGAGCCTGTTCGCCAACTTCACCGTGCACGACAAAGCCACCAACGTGGTCGACAACTACCAGCAGGTCGGCCTGGTCTACAAAGGCGCCTTCGATGCCCGGCCCAAGGACGACATCGGCTTTGGCGTAGCCCGCATCCACGTGAACGATGACGTGAAGAAGCGCGCCGAGTTGCTCAATGCCCAGAGCGGCATCGACGACTACGACAACCCGGGCTTCGTGCCGCTGCAACGCACCGAGTACAACGCCGAGCTCTACTACGGCTTCCACGTCACCAACTGGCTGACCGTGCGGCCCAACCTGCAGTACATCAAGAGCCCGGGCGGTGTGGATGAAGTGGACAACGCGCTGGTCGCAGGTTTGAAGATTCAGTCGTCTTTCTGA
- a CDS encoding D-hexose-6-phosphate mutarotase → MPEHPLHRFFSSQRPRPTFEWERYQQRDVLIIDHPRCQAVFSRQGAQLLHFQPAGERPWLWCAEQWPQVGAIRGGVPVCWPWYGRHPSEDLWPAHGWARLLDWKLVDSREDEEGVSLKWRLDLCDWQVDLHARLGSRMELSLSTEHQDSEPCQLSHALLAYWRISDVSEIALSGLEDIEGYDRLSRQACREDGALKLKGGCQKVYPGTPRVQLQDPAWERELCIDTGDSDDTVVWHPGNRPLMGVSGRECQGFVCVEAASGSGQGLSLAPGQRAHLRLQAHRLS, encoded by the coding sequence ATGCCTGAACATCCGCTACATCGCTTCTTTTCCTCGCAGCGGCCCCGGCCGACATTCGAGTGGGAGCGTTACCAGCAGCGCGATGTGCTGATCATTGACCATCCCCGTTGCCAGGCGGTGTTCAGCCGCCAGGGCGCGCAACTGCTGCACTTTCAGCCGGCGGGGGAACGGCCTTGGCTGTGGTGCGCCGAGCAATGGCCGCAAGTGGGCGCCATTCGCGGAGGTGTGCCGGTGTGCTGGCCCTGGTATGGTCGCCATCCCAGTGAAGACCTGTGGCCCGCCCATGGTTGGGCGCGCTTGCTGGACTGGAAGCTGGTGGACAGCCGCGAAGACGAGGAGGGTGTGAGCCTGAAGTGGCGGCTGGACCTGTGCGACTGGCAGGTTGACCTGCACGCCAGGCTAGGCAGCCGCATGGAATTGAGCCTGAGCACCGAGCACCAGGACAGCGAGCCCTGCCAGCTGAGCCATGCGCTGCTGGCTTACTGGCGTATCAGTGACGTGTCCGAGATAGCGCTGTCCGGGCTTGAGGATATCGAAGGCTATGACCGCCTGAGCCGTCAGGCCTGCCGTGAAGACGGTGCGCTCAAGCTCAAGGGTGGCTGCCAGAAGGTCTACCCGGGCACGCCACGGGTGCAGTTGCAGGACCCGGCCTGGGAGCGGGAATTGTGCATCGACACTGGCGACAGCGACGACACCGTCGTCTGGCATCCGGGCAATCGGCCGCTGATGGGCGTCAGCGGCCGTGAATGCCAGGGTTTCGTCTGCGTCGAGGCGGCCAGTGGCAGTGGCCAGGGCCTGAGCCTGGCGCCGGGGCAGCGTGCGCACCTGCGGCTGCAGGCGCACCGGCTCAGTTGA
- the hexR gene encoding DNA-binding transcriptional regulator HexR, giving the protein MRNLLEQIQGRLDELNKAERKVAEVILLNPQQATRFSIAALAQAAKVSEPTVNRFCRSFGVSGYPELKLQLAQSLASGAAYVSRAVEADDDPAAYTQKIFGSAIASLDSACQQLDPQQVSRAVDMMIQARQIHFFGLGASAPVALDAQHKFFRFNLAVSAHADVLMQRMLASVAHTGDLFVIISYTGRTRELVEVARLARENGASVLGLTAAGSPLAQACSLSLHIPLPEDTDIYMPMTSRIIQLTVLDVLATGMTLRRGVDFQPHLRKIKESLNASRYPIEDDELN; this is encoded by the coding sequence GTGCGAAACCTCCTGGAACAGATCCAGGGACGCCTCGACGAGCTGAACAAGGCCGAACGCAAAGTCGCCGAAGTCATCCTGCTCAACCCGCAACAAGCCACCCGCTTCAGCATCGCCGCGTTGGCCCAGGCAGCCAAGGTCAGCGAACCGACCGTCAACCGCTTCTGCCGTTCGTTCGGCGTCAGCGGCTACCCGGAACTCAAGCTGCAGCTGGCGCAGAGCCTGGCCAGCGGCGCCGCTTACGTCAGCCGCGCGGTGGAAGCCGACGACGACCCGGCAGCCTACACCCAGAAAATCTTCGGCAGCGCCATCGCCTCGCTCGACAGCGCCTGCCAGCAACTCGACCCGCAACAGGTCAGCCGCGCCGTGGACATGATGATCCAGGCCCGGCAGATCCACTTCTTCGGCCTCGGCGCCTCGGCCCCGGTAGCCCTTGATGCCCAGCACAAGTTCTTCCGCTTCAACCTCGCGGTGTCGGCCCATGCCGACGTGCTGATGCAGCGCATGCTGGCCTCGGTGGCACACACCGGTGACCTGTTCGTGATCATTTCCTACACCGGCCGCACCCGCGAACTGGTCGAAGTGGCGCGCCTGGCCCGGGAAAACGGTGCCTCGGTGCTCGGCCTGACCGCAGCCGGTTCGCCGTTGGCCCAGGCCTGCAGCCTGAGCCTGCACATCCCGCTGCCGGAAGACACCGACATCTACATGCCGATGACTTCGCGGATCATCCAGCTGACCGTGCTCGACGTACTGGCCACCGGCATGACCCTGCGCCGTGGCGTGGACTTCCAGCCGCACCTGCGCAAGATCAAGGAAAGCCTCAACGCCAGTCGCTACCCGATCGAGGACGACGAGCTCAACTGA
- the zwf gene encoding glucose-6-phosphate dehydrogenase, producing the protein MAAISVEPCTFALFGALGDLALRKLFPALYQLDRANLLHADTRLLALAREAGSAEDHLNTIEAHLRRHVAEADIEPAALGRFLGRLRYQHLDFLQPEGYQALAEQLTGDQPLIAYFATAAAVYGAICENLDKAGLAARTRVVLEKPIGHDLESSRRVNDAVARFFPESRVYRIDHYLGKETVQNLIALRFANSLFETQWNQNSISHVEITVAEKVGIEGRWGYFDKAGQLRDMIQNHLLQLLCLIAMDPPSDLSADSIRDEKVKVLKALAPITGEGLSTRVVRGQYIAGYSDGKPVPGYLEEDNSNAQSDTETFVALRADIRNWRWSGVPFYLRTGKRMPQKLSQIVIHFKETPHYIFAPEQRLQIGNKLIIRLQPDEGISLRVMTKEQGLDKGMQLRSGPLQLNFSDTWRSARIPDAYERLLLEVMRGNQNLFVRKDEIEYAWKWCDQLIAGWRNAGDAPKPYAAGSWGPMSSIALITRDGRAWYGDI; encoded by the coding sequence ATGGCTGCGATCAGTGTCGAACCTTGCACCTTTGCCCTGTTTGGCGCCCTTGGCGACCTGGCATTGCGCAAGTTGTTTCCTGCGCTCTACCAGCTCGACCGTGCCAACCTACTGCACGCCGACACCCGCCTGCTGGCGCTGGCCCGCGAGGCCGGCAGCGCCGAGGATCACCTGAACACCATCGAAGCGCACCTGCGCCGGCATGTGGCCGAGGCTGACATCGAGCCCGCCGCGCTGGGGCGTTTCCTCGGCCGCCTGCGCTACCAGCACCTGGATTTCCTGCAGCCCGAGGGCTACCAGGCCCTGGCCGAACAACTGACTGGCGACCAGCCGCTGATCGCCTACTTTGCCACGGCGGCGGCCGTCTACGGCGCTATCTGCGAAAACCTCGACAAGGCTGGCCTGGCTGCGCGCACCCGGGTGGTGCTGGAAAAGCCCATCGGCCATGATCTGGAGTCGTCGCGGCGGGTCAACGATGCCGTGGCGCGCTTCTTCCCGGAGAGCCGGGTCTATCGCATCGACCATTACCTGGGCAAGGAAACGGTGCAGAACCTGATCGCCCTGCGCTTTGCCAACAGCCTGTTCGAAACCCAATGGAACCAGAATTCCATCTCCCACGTGGAGATCACCGTGGCAGAGAAGGTCGGCATCGAGGGCCGCTGGGGCTACTTCGACAAGGCCGGCCAGCTGCGTGACATGATCCAGAACCACCTGCTGCAGCTGCTCTGCCTGATCGCCATGGACCCGCCCAGCGATCTGTCGGCCGACAGCATCCGTGACGAGAAGGTCAAGGTGCTCAAGGCACTGGCACCGATCACCGGCGAAGGCTTGAGCACCCGTGTGGTGCGTGGCCAGTACATCGCCGGCTACAGCGACGGCAAGCCAGTGCCCGGTTACCTGGAAGAAGACAATTCCAACGCCCAGAGCGACACCGAAACCTTCGTTGCCCTGCGCGCCGATATTCGCAACTGGCGCTGGTCGGGCGTGCCGTTCTACCTGCGTACCGGTAAACGCATGCCGCAGAAGCTGTCGCAGATCGTCATCCACTTCAAGGAAACGCCGCACTACATCTTCGCCCCGGAACAGCGTTTGCAGATCGGTAACAAGCTGATCATCCGCCTGCAACCGGACGAAGGCATATCCTTGCGGGTGATGACCAAGGAGCAGGGCCTGGACAAGGGCATGCAGCTGCGCAGTGGCCCGCTGCAGCTGAATTTTTCCGACACCTGGCGCAGTGCGCGGATTCCGGATGCCTACGAGCGCTTGCTGCTTGAGGTGATGCGCGGCAACCAGAACCTGTTCGTGCGCAAGGACGAGATCGAGTACGCCTGGAAATGGTGTGACCAGTTGATCGCCGGCTGGCGTAACGCGGGCGATGCGCCCAAGCCTTACGCGGCGGGCTCCTGGGGGCCGATGAGCTCGATTGCATTGATCACGCGCGATGGGAGGGCGTGGTATGGCGATATCTGA
- the pgl gene encoding 6-phosphogluconolactonase, whose translation MAISDLKLPAAVQVHDLADARTLAATLARDVAERLRAAIAAKGQASVVLSGGRSPVPFLEQLASEQLDWTKITVSLADERWVPVEHADSNAGLLARHLFKGPAAKARFVGLYQQAENLDAAAAIADQALAELPPIDVLVLGMGDDGHTASLFPNSPNLVEGLDPSSKRRCLPMLAPSVPHQRLSMTRPLLASAAFIALSVQGPGKLATLRAALAGNDLSEMPIRAFLHDPLDIYWCP comes from the coding sequence ATGGCGATATCTGATTTGAAGCTGCCGGCGGCCGTGCAGGTGCACGACCTGGCGGATGCCAGGACACTGGCCGCAACTCTGGCCCGCGACGTGGCCGAGCGCCTGCGTGCAGCCATTGCTGCCAAGGGCCAGGCCAGCGTGGTGCTGTCTGGCGGCCGCAGCCCGGTGCCGTTCCTCGAGCAGCTGGCCAGCGAACAGTTGGACTGGACCAAGATTACCGTCAGCCTGGCCGACGAGCGCTGGGTGCCGGTGGAGCACGCCGACAGCAATGCCGGGTTGCTGGCTCGCCACTTGTTCAAGGGGCCTGCCGCCAAGGCCCGCTTCGTCGGGCTCTATCAGCAGGCCGAAAACCTCGATGCGGCTGCAGCCATTGCCGATCAAGCGTTGGCAGAGCTACCGCCAATCGACGTACTGGTGCTGGGCATGGGCGACGATGGCCATACCGCCTCGCTGTTCCCCAATAGCCCCAACCTCGTCGAAGGGCTGGACCCGAGCAGCAAGCGCCGATGCCTGCCGATGCTGGCCCCGAGTGTGCCGCACCAGCGCCTGTCGATGACCCGCCCACTGCTGGCCAGTGCAGCGTTCATCGCGCTGTCCGTGCAAGGCCCGGGCAAACTCGCTACCCTGCGCGCCGCGCTGGCGGGCAACGACCTTTCCGAAATGCCGATTCGCGCCTTTCTTCACGACCCCCTGGACATCTACTGGTGCCCATGA
- a CDS encoding bifunctional 4-hydroxy-2-oxoglutarate aldolase/2-dehydro-3-deoxy-phosphogluconate aldolase, producing MTTLERPQPKLSMADKAARIDAICKQARILPVITIAREEDILPLADALAAGGIRTLEVTLRSQHGLKAIQVLREQRPELCVGAGTVLDRGMFAAVQAAGAQFVVTPGITQDILEAGVDSEIPLLPGISTPSEIMMGYALGYRRFKLFPAEISGGVAAIKAFAGPFGDIRFCPTGGVNPANVRNYMALPNVMCVGGTWMLDSSWIKNGDWARIEACSAEAMALLDAN from the coding sequence ATGACCACCCTTGAACGCCCACAGCCCAAGCTTTCGATGGCGGATAAAGCCGCCCGGATCGATGCCATCTGCAAACAGGCGCGCATCCTGCCGGTAATCACCATCGCCCGTGAGGAAGACATCCTGCCATTGGCTGACGCCCTGGCCGCTGGCGGTATCCGCACCCTGGAAGTGACCTTGCGTTCGCAGCATGGCCTGAAGGCCATCCAGGTGCTGCGTGAGCAGCGCCCGGAGTTGTGCGTGGGTGCCGGTACCGTGCTCGACCGCGGCATGTTCGCTGCGGTGCAAGCCGCCGGCGCGCAGTTCGTCGTCACCCCGGGCATTACCCAGGACATCCTGGAAGCGGGTGTGGACAGCGAGATCCCGTTGCTGCCGGGCATCAGCACGCCGTCCGAGATCATGATGGGTTATGCCCTGGGCTACCGCCGCTTCAAGCTGTTCCCGGCGGAAATCAGTGGCGGCGTGGCAGCGATCAAGGCGTTCGCCGGCCCTTTCGGCGATATCCGCTTCTGCCCGACTGGTGGCGTGAACCCGGCCAACGTGCGCAATTACATGGCGCTGCCTAACGTGATGTGCGTGGGTGGCACCTGGATGCTCGACAGCAGCTGGATCAAGAACGGCGATTGGGCGCGGATCGAGGCGTGCAGCGCCGAGGCGATGGCGTTGCTGGACGCCAACTGA